One window from the genome of Candidatus Hadarchaeales archaeon encodes:
- a CDS encoding Holliday junction resolvase-like protein, which translates to MIEIIFIIAGFLFGIFLASKYYQWKFRTMLERWRMEFEEKLKAEILERSRAVLKGKIGEQLAPLLPAFKHEPADARFIGSPVDYIVFEGYKEGEPQKIIFLDVKTGKSRELTPIERKIKKLIDEKKIEWETVEIPEV; encoded by the coding sequence ATGATCGAGATTATTTTTATAATTGCCGGATTCCTCTTTGGAATCTTCCTGGCTTCAAAATACTACCAATGGAAGTTTAGAACTATGCTTGAAAGATGGAGAATGGAGTTCGAAGAAAAGTTGAAAGCGGAGATTCTGGAAAGGAGTCGGGCGGTTTTGAAAGGAAAAATAGGAGAACAGCTTGCCCCGCTTCTCCCTGCCTTCAAGCATGAGCCGGCTGATGCACGCTTCATCGGCTCCCCGGTAGACTACATCGTCTTCGAGGGATACAAGGAAGGTGAACCACAAAAAATAATCTTCTTGGACGTAAAAACTGGAAAGAGCCGAGAGCTCACGCCGATCGAAAGAAAGATCAAAAAGCTAATAGATGAAAAAAAGATCGAGTGGGAGACAGTAGAAATCCCTGAAGTTTGA
- a CDS encoding M28 family peptidase, producing MPFETSKAFEHIDRLAYGIGPRISGTRGESLSADYIQNYLKSIGLETRRQVFIFTDRRARRKIFSIILAVSLPFMLLFPPEISIPMWFSLLALTFFAPLPRRRGINIIARIRGKPPVVALSAHHDSAKRSKIKKKLFPISISIATIAVLIRPISAYWALLWPPCFILLAVNALFMLKREELSPGANDNASGVAVLLEVARCLREIQDPPEVFFLFTGAEEQGLEGMKNILKEKIIPRGTPILNIDTVGFGSQIYFIEGNGLHRRLTTSFELNKKLEETAARLQLKILPWWSVYAKHDHMPAISAGHPSTTITLDSPDQQTDKKAVEKGLINAKKRSYKWLHTKDDLPDKLDVNAVETAGNLILEFLGVRTQQTQLDLSKSENVEMEVKP from the coding sequence ATGCCGTTCGAAACTTCGAAGGCTTTTGAACACATCGACAGACTTGCCTACGGGATAGGCCCCCGCATCTCGGGAACAAGAGGAGAATCCCTATCTGCAGATTACATCCAAAATTATCTCAAATCAATCGGACTTGAAACCCGCAGGCAGGTCTTCATCTTCACAGACAGACGTGCGAGGAGAAAAATCTTCTCAATCATCCTGGCAGTCTCCCTCCCGTTCATGCTCCTCTTCCCACCTGAGATATCCATCCCCATGTGGTTTTCCTTGCTTGCTCTCACCTTTTTCGCGCCGCTACCACGCAGGCGTGGAATAAATATAATCGCCAGAATTCGTGGAAAACCTCCGGTCGTCGCCCTGTCAGCCCATCACGATTCTGCAAAACGCTCAAAGATTAAGAAGAAGCTATTCCCGATCTCGATTTCCATCGCGACCATCGCCGTCCTCATCCGTCCAATCTCTGCATACTGGGCCTTGCTCTGGCCACCCTGCTTCATTCTTTTAGCCGTGAACGCTCTCTTCATGCTCAAACGCGAAGAGCTTTCACCAGGCGCGAACGACAATGCGAGTGGCGTAGCCGTCCTCCTCGAAGTCGCCAGATGTCTCCGTGAAATTCAAGATCCGCCCGAAGTTTTCTTTCTCTTCACCGGAGCCGAGGAACAGGGGCTCGAGGGCATGAAAAACATTCTCAAGGAGAAAATTATTCCGAGAGGAACACCAATCTTAAACATAGACACCGTGGGCTTTGGAAGTCAGATTTACTTCATCGAAGGGAACGGTCTTCATAGAAGACTGACGACAAGTTTTGAATTGAACAAAAAACTGGAGGAAACTGCTGCCAGACTCCAACTCAAAATCCTTCCTTGGTGGTCTGTCTACGCCAAACATGACCACATGCCTGCGATATCAGCCGGCCATCCTTCTACCACCATTACCCTTGACAGCCCCGACCAACAGACCGACAAAAAGGCTGTGGAAAAAGGTCTGATAAACGCCAAAAAAAGGAGCTATAAGTGGTTGCACACGAAAGACGATCTTCCGGACAAGTTGGACGTAAACGCGGTTGAAACGGCTGGAAATCTGATCCTCGAGTTCCTAGGCGTTAGAACACAGCAGACTCAACTTGATTTAAGCAAATCAGAGAATGTTGAAATGGAGGTGAAACCGTGA
- the lysA gene encoding diaminopimelate decarboxylase, whose product MSWTIRNHLEYGEDGYLKIGGVDALELAEKYGTPLFVINEQRVRKRFREFLGALKKRYEKVKVCYAVKANPSLAILKILKEEGAGFEVVSEYELLSALRIGAKPEDIVFNGANKSQEELELAVKKGILINVDSLSELEKLEKISKRLNRLANICIRVNPGVKVRTHRDLVTGAEYSHFGIHIPEARKAFERAAGSKHISLKGVHMHIGSQITSTRPFVFAINRIFRLLADLSKSGIKLGLVDLGGGLGVEYEGEHPPTAEEYAEAVISAVKSNVKKYGLSEPLLIFEPGRYILADAGVCLLKVGVVKRTPDGSKWVIVDGGSNILLRAAMGVYRFKMILANKAVMKPRERVNIAGPLCFGGDVIGRNVRLPPVEEGDILAVFCAGAYTTSLSHQYNMRPRPPIVLVSNGRHRLIREAEQYRDLIARDIIQK is encoded by the coding sequence ATGAGCTGGACGATCAGAAATCATCTTGAATACGGGGAGGACGGTTATCTCAAAATCGGCGGAGTTGACGCTCTCGAACTCGCAGAAAAATATGGAACCCCCCTCTTCGTTATAAACGAGCAGCGTGTTAGAAAACGCTTCAGGGAGTTTCTAGGCGCCCTGAAGAAAAGGTACGAGAAGGTTAAGGTCTGCTACGCGGTGAAGGCAAATCCCTCTTTAGCCATTCTCAAAATCCTCAAGGAAGAAGGAGCCGGTTTTGAGGTAGTCTCTGAGTATGAACTCCTAAGCGCGCTCAGGATTGGTGCTAAGCCTGAGGATATCGTCTTCAACGGTGCGAACAAGAGCCAGGAGGAACTAGAGCTGGCAGTGAAGAAAGGGATTCTAATAAACGTGGATTCTCTCTCCGAACTTGAGAAGCTTGAGAAAATCTCCAAACGGCTTAACAGGCTCGCCAACATCTGCATAAGGGTTAATCCGGGTGTGAAAGTCCGGACGCACAGGGATCTCGTAACGGGAGCGGAGTACAGCCATTTCGGGATCCACATTCCAGAGGCGAGGAAGGCTTTCGAGCGAGCGGCCGGATCGAAACACATCTCTCTCAAAGGGGTACACATGCACATTGGTTCTCAAATCACCTCTACGCGACCTTTTGTTTTCGCGATAAACAGAATTTTCCGTCTTCTAGCGGATCTGAGCAAAAGCGGAATCAAGCTTGGGCTGGTTGATCTCGGTGGAGGTCTCGGCGTGGAGTACGAGGGAGAGCATCCACCAACGGCTGAAGAATATGCAGAAGCGGTCATCTCAGCCGTGAAATCGAACGTGAAAAAGTACGGGTTGAGCGAGCCTCTTCTCATCTTCGAGCCCGGGCGATATATTCTAGCCGACGCAGGCGTCTGTCTTCTCAAAGTTGGTGTCGTGAAGAGAACGCCCGACGGGAGCAAATGGGTGATTGTCGACGGAGGATCGAACATTCTTCTCAGAGCAGCTATGGGCGTGTACAGGTTCAAAATGATTCTCGCAAACAAAGCTGTAATGAAACCGAGGGAAAGAGTGAACATCGCTGGTCCTCTCTGCTTCGGTGGTGACGTCATCGGTCGGAACGTCAGGCTCCCTCCGGTCGAGGAGGGTGATATTCTTGCCGTTTTCTGTGCGGGCGCTTACACAACCAGCTTATCCCACCAGTACAACATGAGACCGAGACCACCCATTGTTCTCGTCAGCAACGGCAGGCATCGCCTAATCAGGGAAGCAGAGCAGTACAGAGATCTCATCGCGAGGGACATCATTCAGAAATAA
- a CDS encoding LamG-like jellyroll fold domain-containing protein, protein MGPQPNYEWGVNPDDMPPSGEYIPWTPLECKSLEAPEKVEIGKNFQATIRVRNPLPATVVGYIVVKIDNENMLKPVIVRGEENLVVFDCLFYRAGEHVISVENHYVIVRAEPFPTILRFPPWRNVTKGLVEENSSLKIEPIPSQIVRDLSGNGNNGVLEISSNAEHEDPLIVKDGTNWVFEFNGVNDIITVPSSSSLNLGSEFTISAWIYYVHTPGIHRIISKWGANYSQKSYQLWIAGSGWGGPKDEVILETRDGGVVNTRYVMPSEEWHLLTWVHSRSDGFDRLFIDAQLVFERSVIADPSPSDQSLGLAGQTGIEQSRRFNFRGRMDDIRIYRKALNSQEIQTLFLGGLVEDQALVARWDADDPACFAGGSESWNSGWFEFGFPVKLISVEYGVVRSIDENVYLTLLLDNQYAVGVFGPISLEGDRKIWVENIITEKLSIILELQTSNSIHSPKVRNFSLAMEPAEAARFIFENLNVEPHEVLSGEPVTIFVDIKNVGDLAGTCRIELLIDNDVIDNIDITLQPGEARRVYFTQSLTTPGKHTVTIGELSVEFNVVSFETKFIILGLNVSKERVKKGEKLEVIVVVKNSGNTSGTYEVILKVDGVQVENMLVSLGPSENIEISFRIRIYKAGKHVVSVDNLAEEINVYEEKDLTSIVVGVAAALLAIALGLKFFFR, encoded by the coding sequence ATGGGTCCTCAACCGAACTATGAATGGGGGGTCAATCCAGACGACATGCCTCCCTCTGGAGAGTATATTCCATGGACTCCTTTAGAATGTAAGAGTTTAGAGGCGCCTGAAAAAGTAGAAATCGGGAAAAATTTCCAAGCGACAATCAGAGTGAGAAATCCGCTTCCGGCGACCGTTGTCGGATACATCGTTGTAAAAATAGATAACGAAAACATGCTGAAACCTGTGATTGTAAGAGGAGAGGAAAATCTCGTAGTTTTTGACTGTCTGTTCTACCGGGCGGGCGAACATGTTATCTCCGTCGAAAATCATTACGTAATAGTTAGAGCTGAGCCTTTCCCCACTATTTTGAGATTCCCTCCATGGAGAAATGTAACCAAGGGACTTGTGGAGGAAAATAGTTCTCTGAAAATCGAGCCTATTCCGTCACAAATTGTCCGAGATTTGTCGGGGAACGGAAACAATGGAGTATTAGAGATCTCTTCGAACGCAGAACATGAGGATCCGCTAATAGTCAAAGATGGAACGAACTGGGTTTTCGAGTTCAATGGTGTAAACGATATTATAACCGTGCCGTCTTCCTCTTCTCTAAACTTGGGTTCTGAGTTCACGATCTCGGCATGGATATACTACGTGCACACGCCGGGGATTCACAGAATCATCAGTAAGTGGGGTGCGAACTACAGCCAGAAATCCTACCAGCTTTGGATTGCCGGGAGCGGATGGGGAGGACCCAAGGATGAAGTTATCTTGGAAACCCGAGATGGCGGAGTGGTGAACACCAGATACGTGATGCCAAGTGAGGAGTGGCATCTGCTGACATGGGTTCACTCAAGAAGTGATGGATTCGACAGACTATTTATCGACGCCCAGTTGGTTTTCGAGAGAAGCGTAATCGCTGATCCAAGCCCCTCCGATCAATCGCTCGGCCTAGCAGGACAAACAGGAATCGAGCAATCGCGGCGCTTCAACTTCAGGGGCAGGATGGATGACATAAGGATTTATCGCAAGGCTCTGAATTCTCAAGAAATCCAAACTTTATTCTTGGGCGGACTAGTGGAAGACCAAGCGCTTGTTGCTAGGTGGGACGCGGACGATCCCGCCTGCTTCGCAGGTGGTTCCGAAAGCTGGAATTCTGGATGGTTCGAGTTCGGATTTCCTGTCAAACTCATCTCGGTAGAATACGGGGTTGTTCGATCAATTGATGAAAATGTATACCTCACGCTATTATTGGATAACCAGTATGCGGTCGGGGTCTTCGGACCCATTTCTCTCGAAGGAGACAGAAAGATCTGGGTGGAAAACATCATCACAGAGAAGCTGTCTATAATCCTCGAACTTCAGACATCAAATTCGATACATTCGCCTAAAGTTAGAAATTTCTCCTTGGCAATGGAACCAGCTGAAGCTGCCCGCTTCATTTTCGAGAATCTAAACGTAGAACCACATGAGGTTCTTTCAGGAGAACCTGTGACGATTTTCGTTGACATCAAAAATGTTGGAGATCTCGCCGGCACTTGCAGGATTGAACTTCTGATCGACAACGATGTTATCGACAATATCGACATCACACTGCAGCCAGGAGAAGCTAGAAGGGTGTATTTTACTCAGAGCCTAACGACGCCCGGAAAGCATACGGTTACCATCGGGGAGCTGAGTGTAGAATTCAATGTAGTCTCCTTTGAGACGAAATTCATCATTCTCGGATTGAATGTTTCAAAAGAGAGGGTGAAGAAAGGCGAAAAGCTTGAAGTGATCGTGGTTGTTAAAAATTCTGGTAACACTTCTGGCACTTACGAAGTTATTCTGAAAGTGGATGGTGTGCAGGTTGAAAATATGCTTGTCTCGCTCGGCCCTTCCGAAAACATTGAAATCAGTTTTCGGATTCGAATTTACAAAGCTGGAAAACATGTCGTTTCTGTCGATAATCTGGCCGAAGAGATCAACGTGTACGAGGAAAAAGATCTGACCTCAATAGTCGTGGGGGTTGCTGCAGCGCTTCTTGCAATCGCGCTGGGCTTAAAGTTCTTTTTCCGCTAG
- a CDS encoding CoA-binding protein — protein sequence MTLPKKIAVVGASPNREKWGWRIYNKLKSLGFDVFPVNPNYPEVDGEKCYSSLKDLPVKPDLVITVVPPRVTEKIVEECRELGITKVWMQPGSESERAIEFCRANGIEATYNACFIVDFLGESW from the coding sequence GTGACCCTGCCGAAGAAAATAGCTGTGGTCGGCGCCTCTCCTAACAGAGAAAAGTGGGGGTGGAGAATTTACAACAAGCTAAAATCTCTTGGATTCGATGTCTTTCCTGTAAATCCCAATTATCCCGAAGTCGATGGAGAAAAATGTTACTCCTCTCTGAAAGATCTGCCGGTCAAGCCGGATCTTGTGATAACGGTAGTTCCACCGCGGGTGACGGAGAAGATTGTCGAGGAGTGCAGAGAACTTGGCATAACAAAAGTCTGGATGCAACCAGGATCTGAGTCAGAAAGGGCGATTGAGTTCTGCAGAGCAAACGGGATCGAGGCTACATACAATGCATGTTTCATCGTGGATTTTCTTGGAGAAAGCTGGTGA
- a CDS encoding GH92 family glycosyl hydrolase gives MRDKIILTALIITILTLTLFKNIHAESMPAPENLADYVNPFIGVGEDGRTFPAVSLPFGFTQWTPQSPKETERAEIPYWGENTITGFRGSHAPQGSWMLDYGCLTIQPQAGSLKLTPAQREVRMENVEAHPDYWSCILIDQFGIKVEITATMHCAIFRLTYLGSGAAYVLVDAHAGGQTFVIHENSEILVHNVQHGYGSSIEGFHVVRFEKPFLQSSAASGELAHADYAVQSGDVILLKVGTSFISYEQARMNLALEIPGWDFENVRRTAREIWNKELGRIEVESENQEDLVKFYTALYHCLLEPSQLSEYGKYYSAFDNKIHECAWGEYYNDFSLWDTFRAEHSLLILLKPREAEDMCQSLTRMGIEGGWIPKWPNPGYSGIMIATHADSVIAETYLKGLVRFDAETAYMLCYKHATRPGPSFFEAREGVEYYTELGYVPANVMGEATSITIESSYDDYALAMFALALGRENEHRYFLERSRYWRNVYDPNAPGEPGNPYRGYVRGRNLDGSWTNPTDFSPTQWYSYITEGTPFQYTWHVMHDVKGLIDAMGGRDIFNAKLDWFFDHSVWRKGNDWSSYYWHGNEPCQHVAYLYNWSGKPWRTQELVRKIMETRYWTITGKIGGLCGNEDCGQTSAWFVFSAMGFYPVCPVGLHYEIGSPLFKKSSSICPIIITAEEISQ, from the coding sequence ATGCGAGACAAAATTATCCTGACCGCTTTAATAATCACCATTCTGACTCTCACTCTGTTCAAAAATATCCATGCCGAAAGCATGCCTGCTCCCGAGAATCTTGCCGACTATGTCAATCCTTTCATTGGGGTAGGTGAGGACGGAAGGACTTTCCCAGCAGTTTCCCTTCCGTTCGGTTTTACCCAGTGGACTCCACAGTCACCTAAGGAGACCGAAAGAGCAGAGATTCCCTACTGGGGAGAAAACACTATAACTGGGTTCAGAGGATCACATGCCCCGCAGGGTTCCTGGATGCTCGACTACGGATGTCTGACAATCCAGCCACAAGCCGGATCTCTGAAGCTCACACCCGCCCAGAGAGAGGTCAGAATGGAAAACGTTGAAGCGCATCCGGACTACTGGTCATGCATCCTGATAGATCAGTTCGGAATAAAAGTTGAGATAACAGCGACGATGCATTGTGCTATTTTTAGGCTGACTTATCTCGGATCAGGAGCAGCGTACGTTCTGGTGGACGCACATGCGGGCGGACAAACCTTTGTTATTCATGAGAACTCCGAGATTCTCGTACATAATGTGCAACACGGGTATGGTAGCTCGATCGAGGGTTTTCATGTCGTCCGATTCGAAAAACCCTTCCTGCAGTCTTCGGCGGCTTCTGGAGAGCTCGCACACGCAGACTATGCAGTGCAGTCCGGCGATGTGATACTCCTGAAGGTCGGAACGTCTTTCATAAGCTATGAACAGGCGAGAATGAACTTAGCCCTAGAAATTCCCGGCTGGGACTTTGAAAACGTGAGGAGGACCGCGAGAGAAATCTGGAATAAAGAACTAGGACGCATAGAAGTGGAAAGCGAAAACCAAGAGGACCTCGTGAAGTTTTACACGGCTCTCTATCACTGCCTGCTGGAACCGAGCCAGCTTTCCGAGTATGGAAAATACTACAGTGCCTTCGACAACAAAATCCACGAGTGTGCGTGGGGAGAATACTACAACGATTTTTCGCTCTGGGACACGTTTCGGGCCGAACATTCCCTCCTGATACTCCTCAAACCAAGAGAAGCGGAAGATATGTGCCAGTCGCTTACCAGAATGGGGATCGAAGGTGGGTGGATTCCGAAGTGGCCCAACCCAGGATATTCTGGAATAATGATTGCGACGCATGCTGATTCCGTCATTGCCGAAACATACCTGAAAGGACTTGTTCGATTTGATGCCGAAACTGCATATATGTTATGCTACAAACACGCGACGCGTCCGGGGCCGTCGTTCTTCGAGGCGAGAGAGGGAGTCGAATATTACACAGAACTGGGATATGTGCCGGCCAACGTCATGGGGGAAGCCACCTCGATCACAATTGAGTCCTCGTACGACGATTATGCGCTGGCAATGTTTGCACTGGCTCTCGGAAGGGAAAACGAACACAGATACTTCCTCGAGAGATCCAGATACTGGAGGAACGTTTACGATCCAAATGCACCGGGTGAACCCGGAAATCCTTACAGAGGATACGTACGTGGCAGAAATCTAGATGGATCTTGGACGAATCCTACAGATTTTTCTCCAACTCAGTGGTATTCCTACATCACTGAAGGAACGCCATTTCAGTACACTTGGCATGTGATGCACGATGTGAAGGGTTTGATAGACGCGATGGGCGGTAGAGACATCTTTAACGCAAAACTCGATTGGTTCTTTGATCACTCAGTGTGGAGGAAGGGGAACGACTGGTCAAGCTACTACTGGCACGGAAATGAGCCCTGTCAACATGTAGCTTACCTTTACAACTGGTCGGGTAAACCTTGGAGGACACAAGAACTTGTCAGAAAAATCATGGAGACCAGATACTGGACGATAACTGGAAAGATAGGGGGACTCTGTGGCAATGAGGATTGCGGTCAAACATCTGCCTGGTTTGTTTTCTCGGCGATGGGATTTTATCCGGTCTGCCCAGTCGGTCTTCACTACGAAATCGGTAGTCCCCTCTTTAAAAAATCATCGTCCATCTGCCCGATTATCATTACGGCGGAAGAGATTTCACAATAA
- a CDS encoding YDG/SRA domain-containing protein has product MCSREGKRLRRGMYYRLKKNYSVILMNTSSDVPYEDFWEEAGKILIYEGHNAFRRKGCPDPKSIDQPYTTKSRKLTQNGLFFEAVKAFKLGKRKAERVKVYEKIAPGIWKYHGFFRLVDAWRIRKDGRYVFKFRLLAEKEL; this is encoded by the coding sequence ATGTGTAGCCGTGAAGGCAAAAGATTGCGCCGTGGAATGTACTATCGGTTGAAGAAAAACTACAGCGTGATCTTGATGAATACTTCATCAGATGTACCCTATGAGGATTTTTGGGAAGAAGCGGGCAAGATTCTCATTTATGAAGGTCATAATGCCTTCAGGAGAAAAGGATGTCCAGACCCAAAGAGCATAGACCAACCGTATACGACGAAATCCAGAAAGCTGACGCAGAACGGTCTTTTCTTTGAGGCCGTGAAGGCCTTTAAATTGGGTAAAAGAAAAGCAGAGCGGGTAAAAGTTTATGAGAAGATCGCCCCGGGAATCTGGAAATATCATGGATTTTTCAGATTGGTCGACGCCTGGCGCATACGAAAGGACGGACGTTATGTTTTCAAATTCAGGTTGCTAGCGGAAAAAGAACTTTAA
- a CDS encoding ROK family protein, producing the protein MKLVAGIDIGGTKVKCVVADEKGRFLVSLKEPIDVRSERAIVEQLFTMISQACKKAKIEKLAAVGIASAGPMNLAKGELMKPTNIPFPRVPLVRPLEEELEIPVCLLNDCSAAVLGEAIFGAGKGEENVVYVGIGTGIGGGAIVDGHLLFGKDGNACEIGHIVVDPAGRLECGCGKRGHWEAYCSGKNIPNFVRMRLEEMGEKSDLSELGSKEIYQRARSGDKLALKLVMEIAELNAVGLADVVNVYDPSILTLGGSVALKDSDLVVEPAKKRIAKYLRNRKPKVVTTPLGEDAVLFGAVALALNPEVLPKKFRHASRFL; encoded by the coding sequence ATGAAACTCGTCGCTGGAATTGATATTGGAGGAACAAAAGTAAAGTGTGTTGTCGCGGATGAGAAAGGTCGATTTCTGGTTTCTCTGAAAGAGCCAATCGATGTGAGAAGTGAGAGAGCAATCGTCGAACAACTCTTCACGATGATCTCGCAGGCTTGCAAGAAGGCAAAAATCGAAAAACTAGCAGCGGTTGGCATAGCCTCAGCCGGTCCAATGAACTTGGCGAAGGGCGAGCTGATGAAACCAACCAATATACCATTTCCAAGGGTCCCGCTCGTCCGACCTCTAGAGGAAGAGCTGGAGATTCCCGTATGTCTGCTGAACGATTGCTCGGCGGCCGTGCTGGGTGAAGCCATCTTTGGAGCCGGGAAGGGGGAAGAAAACGTCGTGTACGTCGGGATCGGGACGGGAATAGGTGGGGGTGCAATCGTTGACGGTCATCTTCTCTTCGGGAAAGATGGAAACGCGTGCGAAATCGGACATATCGTTGTAGATCCAGCCGGTAGGCTCGAGTGTGGTTGCGGAAAAAGAGGACACTGGGAAGCCTACTGTTCTGGTAAAAATATTCCAAACTTCGTAAGGATGAGGCTTGAGGAGATGGGCGAGAAATCTGACCTATCGGAGCTCGGTTCAAAGGAGATATATCAGAGAGCGAGAAGCGGAGATAAACTCGCTCTCAAACTCGTCATGGAAATAGCGGAGTTAAACGCAGTGGGTCTAGCCGACGTCGTTAACGTGTATGACCCGTCTATTCTCACGCTTGGAGGGAGTGTCGCGCTGAAGGATTCCGACCTTGTCGTCGAGCCCGCGAAGAAGCGGATAGCCAAATATCTGAGAAACAGAAAGCCGAAAGTTGTGACGACACCACTCGGCGAAGATGCTGTCCTCTTCGGAGCAGTTGCGCTGGCCCTTAATCCAGAAGTCTTGCCGAAAAAGTTTAGGCATGCCTCAAGATTCTTGTAA
- a CDS encoding ATP-binding protein, which produces MGIKPAEELGNPFSYGKAVSGKQFINREKELEELKAHVKSGKSVIIYSSRGMGKTSLLKEFFRRLNKPYVPILIDMFGTPSREILARTLVENVANSVYGTLEKIRKSLGDFLRRTKIDMVLTPDGKIRFEFSRTPVQEDISEVLDLPERVAEKHGLQIILAFDEFQEIRNLDGEEMEKLMRSRFQHHKNVVYIFTGSRRHLLDEIFSEERRAFYRFGRPMELGPIPRDEFSRYITDCFERTGGRISGEAVERILEITGCHPSFTQQLCYELWFMSRTVEEKSTVEKAVENIIFHERIHYLQIWENLTYLQRRLLEGLAKEEIGPYSMEFISKYGLRSPAHVRKALKLLEKRGLVEKNKISDIFFREWIKRGMP; this is translated from the coding sequence ATGGGTATAAAACCTGCGGAGGAGCTGGGAAACCCGTTCTCGTACGGGAAAGCGGTGAGTGGAAAGCAATTCATCAACCGTGAGAAAGAACTCGAAGAACTGAAAGCCCACGTGAAATCTGGAAAGAGCGTGATAATCTATTCCTCCCGCGGCATGGGGAAAACCTCTCTGCTTAAAGAGTTCTTCAGAAGACTGAACAAACCGTACGTTCCGATCTTGATTGACATGTTCGGAACCCCGAGCAGAGAGATCTTGGCCAGAACGCTTGTAGAGAATGTTGCGAATTCCGTGTATGGAACTCTTGAAAAAATAAGGAAATCTCTGGGCGATTTTCTCCGAAGAACGAAGATAGACATGGTTCTCACTCCGGACGGTAAAATCAGGTTTGAATTCTCCAGGACCCCCGTGCAGGAAGATATCAGCGAGGTTTTGGATCTGCCTGAGAGAGTTGCTGAGAAGCATGGACTGCAAATCATCTTGGCCTTTGACGAATTTCAGGAGATAAGAAATTTAGACGGTGAAGAAATGGAAAAACTCATGAGGTCGAGATTCCAGCACCATAAGAATGTAGTTTACATCTTTACTGGAAGCAGAAGACATCTCTTGGATGAAATATTCAGCGAAGAACGCAGGGCCTTTTACAGATTCGGCAGACCCATGGAACTGGGACCAATTCCGCGAGATGAGTTTTCACGTTACATAACCGACTGCTTTGAGAGAACTGGTGGGAGAATAAGCGGGGAAGCGGTTGAGCGTATACTCGAGATAACAGGATGTCATCCGTCCTTCACTCAGCAGCTTTGCTATGAACTCTGGTTTATGTCGAGAACGGTCGAGGAAAAATCGACCGTGGAGAAAGCCGTCGAAAACATAATTTTCCACGAGAGGATTCACTACTTGCAAATTTGGGAAAATCTGACATATTTGCAGCGCAGACTTCTGGAAGGTCTCGCAAAGGAAGAGATCGGACCATACTCAATGGAGTTTATCTCGAAGTACGGCTTGAGATCACCCGCCCATGTGAGGAAAGCCCTCAAGTTGCTCGAAAAGCGCGGTCTCGTCGAGAAAAACAAGATCTCGGACATTTTCTTTAGGGAATGGATCAAAAGAGGCATGCCATGA
- a CDS encoding 5-formyltetrahydrofolate cyclo-ligase, whose product MEIRRKIWRILEETGVARFPKPVEGRIPNFIGSEKAAERLCSSRQYRCAEVVLVSPDSPQLPVRQAVLIDGKRLVMASPRLRIGFIEVSGAVNPREAATIGGAMKFGREIMPWDLKVDLIVEGSVAVDLSGGRIGKGGGFGDLEFAILRECGAAEESTPVATTVHELQIVESVPVEPHDVPVDIIATPERLIETEKKHPKPRGIIWEMVGRNQMEEIPLLRILHHKSI is encoded by the coding sequence ATGGAAATCCGAAGGAAAATCTGGAGGATTCTCGAAGAGACCGGGGTTGCGAGATTCCCGAAACCGGTGGAGGGCAGGATTCCTAACTTCATCGGGAGTGAGAAAGCCGCTGAACGGCTTTGCTCATCAAGACAGTACCGATGTGCAGAGGTCGTCTTGGTCAGTCCAGATTCTCCACAACTTCCGGTTAGGCAAGCCGTGCTGATAGACGGAAAAAGACTTGTGATGGCTTCCCCCAGATTGCGCATAGGTTTTATCGAGGTTTCCGGAGCCGTAAATCCGCGCGAGGCCGCAACGATAGGCGGAGCGATGAAATTCGGAAGGGAGATAATGCCATGGGATCTGAAAGTGGACCTCATTGTGGAAGGTTCAGTTGCTGTAGATTTGAGTGGTGGGAGAATCGGGAAAGGAGGGGGATTCGGAGATCTAGAGTTTGCAATTCTGAGGGAATGTGGAGCTGCCGAAGAAAGCACACCAGTTGCCACAACCGTCCACGAGCTGCAGATCGTGGAGAGCGTACCGGTTGAGCCTCACGATGTTCCGGTCGATATCATCGCCACACCCGAACGCCTAATCGAGACCGAGAAAAAACATCCAAAGCCTAGAGGAATCATCTGGGAGATGGTAGGTCGAAATCAAATGGAGGAAATACCACTCCTGCGTATTCTGCATCATAAATCGATTTAA